The following coding sequences lie in one Arabidopsis thaliana chromosome 3, partial sequence genomic window:
- a CDS encoding uncharacterized protein (unknown protein; FUNCTIONS IN: molecular_function unknown; INVOLVED IN: biological_process unknown; LOCATED IN: cellular_component unknown; EXPRESSED IN: 21 plant structures; EXPRESSED DURING: 10 growth stages; Has 35333 Blast hits to 34131 proteins in 2444 species: Archae - 798; Bacteria - 22429; Metazoa - 974; Fungi - 991; Plants - 531; Viruses - 0; Other Eukaryotes - 9610 (source: NCBI BLink).), with amino-acid sequence MVRKEDVDFYCGFSRKELQSLCKKYNLPANRSSSDMAESLASYFEKNNLNPVSFGVPGNQDSSATTSRAPAIRTWNVKRDSYGNKLDVPREDYVQGAVAREPGIILGNNTPYQERNGNDGLIDFTSAPPYMRKLNEKGPTANSKRADSRLENRMRDVDSGDNPSSSSFEFHVSLEEGISLSVDLNFNPSDWINSMRDEVNVCDSMRRRKSPHSDLGITECKKQKSSGQDTDGHVRRESSLSPPMKDNAHLPSDHHPNGERSLASSAIEPCNRIKESSDTCKEKSGLNLSIPDSSGPCQIASSCVESYSKSCCVNPVDLDCIIPPGKKLASESDMVAAEQNHSAGDLLVEIPKNPSMESFQIVGNSSTVICPRGAGSELSSSEAEAYHSNQPCSPRKTSRSSTISSPEFIIDRESTSYSESFKFRCNGGKSLPPNTEEQEKSEVLSEQARSE; translated from the exons aaaaataatttgaaccCGGTAAGTTTTGGGGTCCCTGGGAATCAAGATAGTTCAGCGACAACTTCTAGAGCACCAGCGATTAGAACATGGAATGTGAAAAGAG ATTCTTATGGTAACAAATTGGATGTACCTAGAGAGGATTATGTTCAAGGTGCAGTGGCTAGAGAACCAGGCATTATCCTTGGGAATAATACACCGTATCAG GAAAGAAATGGAAATGatggtttgattgattttacATCTGCTCCTCCTTATATGAGGAAATTGAATGAAAAGGGCCCAACAGCAAACTCCAAGAGAGCAGATTCTCGGCTAGAAAATAGAATGAGAGATGTAGACAGTGGTGATAATCCTAGTTCGTCTTCGTTTGAGTTTCATGTCAGTTTGGAAGAGGGTATTAGCCTTTCAGTTGATCTAAATTTTAATCCATCAGATTGGATCAATAGCATGAGAGATGAGGTCAATGTATGTGATAGCATGCGCCGCAGAAAATCCCCACATTCTGATCTTGGCATTACAGAGTGTAAGAAACAGAAGAGTTCAGGGCAAGACACGGATGGTCATGTAAGGAGAGAATCATCTTTAAGTCCGCCAATGAAAGACAATGCTCACTTACCTTCTGATCACCATCCCAATGGTGAACGATCTCTAGCATCATCTGCCATAGAACCATGCAACAGAATCAAAGAGAGCTCAGACACTTGCAAGGAAAAAAGCGGGCTTAACTTGTCCATACCTGATTCTTCAGGACCTTGCCAGATTGCATCATCTTGTGTCGAATCATATAGTAAAAGCTGCTGTGTAAATCCAGTTGACTTGGACTGTATTATTCCTCCAGGGAAGAAGTTGGCAAGTGAATCTGATATGGTTGCTGCAGAACAGAATCATTCAGCTGGTGATCTCCTTGTAGAAATTCCGAAAAATCCATCCATGGAAAGCTTTCAAATAGTCGGAAACTCAAGTACTGTTATATGTCCACGGGGAGCTGGCTCTGaattatcatcatcagaagCAGAGGCCTATCACTCAAACCAGCCGTGTTCTCCTCGTAAGACCAGTAGATCCTCGACTATCTCTTCTCCAGAGTTCATCATCGATAGAGAGTCTACTAGTTATTCTGAGTCATTCAAGTTCCGTTGCAATGGAGGCAAAAGTTTGCCACCAAACACGGAGGAGCAG GAAAAGAGCGAAGTTTTAAGTGAGCAGGCGCGGTCAGAGTGA
- the CR4 gene encoding crinkly4 (crinkly4 (CR4); CONTAINS InterPro DOMAIN/s: TNFR/CD27/30/40/95 cysteine-rich region (InterPro:IPR001368), Protein kinase, ATP binding site (InterPro:IPR017441), Serine-threonine/tyrosine-protein kinase (InterPro:IPR001245), Protein kinase-like domain (InterPro:IPR011009), Serine/threonine-protein kinase, active site (InterPro:IPR008271), Regulator of chromosome condensation/beta-lactamase-inhibitor protein II (InterPro:IPR009091), Protein kinase, catalytic domain (InterPro:IPR000719); BEST Arabidopsis thaliana protein match is: CRINKLY4 related 2 (TAIR:AT2G39180.1); Has 114508 Blast hits to 112789 proteins in 4411 species: Archae - 95; Bacteria - 12671; Metazoa - 42599; Fungi - 9662; Plants - 32482; Viruses - 390; Other Eukaryotes - 16609 (source: NCBI BLink).), with protein MRMFETRAREWILLVKLVLFTSIWQLASALGSMSSIAISYGEGGSVFCGLKSDGSHLVVCYGSNSAILYGTPGHLQFIGLTGGDGFMCGLLMLSHQPYCWGNSAFIQMGVPQPMTKGAEYLEVSAGDYHLCGLRKPIVGRRKNSNIISSSLVDCWGYNMTRNFVFDKQLHSLSAGSEFNCALSSKDKSVFCWGDENSSQVISLIPKEKKFQKIAAGGYHVCGILDGLESRVLCWGKSLEFEEEVTGTSTEEKILDLPPKEPLLAVVGGKFYACGIKRYDHSAVCWGFFVNRSTPAPTGIGFYDLAAGNYFTCGVLTGTSMSPVCWGLGFPASIPLAVSPGLCIDTPCPPGTHELSNQENSPCKFTGSHICLPCSTSCPPGMYQKSVCTERSDQVCVYNCSSCSSHDCSSNCSSSATSGGKEKGKFWSLQLPIATAEIGFALFLVAVVSITAALYIRYRLRNCRCSENDTRSSKDSAFTKDNGKIRPDLDELQKRRRARVFTYEELEKAADGFKEESIVGKGSFSCVYKGVLRDGTTVAVKRAIMSSDKQKNSNEFRTELDLLSRLNHAHLLSLLGYCEECGERLLVYEFMAHGSLHNHLHGKNKALKEQLDWVKRVTIAVQAARGIEYLHGYACPPVIHRDIKSSNILIDEEHNARVADFGLSLLGPVDSGSPLAELPAGTLGYLDPEYYRLHYLTTKSDVYSFGVLLLEILSGRKAIDMHYEEGNIVEWAVPLIKAGDINALLDPVLKHPSEIEALKRIVSVACKCVRMRGKDRPSMDKVTTALERALAQLMGNPSSEQPILPTEVVLGSSRMHKKSWRIGSKRSGSENTEFRGGSWITFPSVTSSQRRKSSASEGDVAEEEDEGRKQQEALRSLEEEIGPASPGQSLFLHHNF; from the coding sequence ATGAGAATGTTCGAAACGAGAGCAAGGGAATGGATTCTCCTTGTAAAGCTTGTGCTTTTCACTAGTATATGGCAGCTTGCTTCAGCTCTTGGTTCAATGTCTTCAATTGCAATTTCTTATGGAGAAGGTGGTTCTGTATTCTGTGGTCTGAAGTCTGATGGGTCTCATCTTGTGGTTTGCTACGGATCGAACTCAGCAATCCTCTATGGGACTCCTGGTCATCTCCAGTTCATCGGTTTAACGGGTGGAGATGGGTTTATGTGTGGGCTTCTGATGCTATCTCATCAGCCTTATTGTTGGGGAAACAGTGCATTTATTCAAATGGGAGTTCCTCAACCAATGACCAAAGGAGCTGAGTATTTAGAAGTTAGTGCTGGTGATTACCATCTTTGTGGTTTGAGGAAGCCAATagtgggaagaagaaagaacagcAACATTATTTCCTCTTCTCTTGTTGATTGTTGGGGTTACAATATGACAAGAAACTTTGTCTTTGATAAGCAGTTACATTCGCTTTCGGCTGGTTCGGAGTTCAACTGCGCGCTGTCCTCTAAAGATAAGTCGGTTTTCTGTTGGGGAGATGAGAATAGTAGTCAAGTAATCAGTTTAATCCccaaggaaaaaaagtttcagaaaATTGCAGCTGGTGGATACCATGTTTGTGGCATTCTTGACGGGTTGGAATCGCGAGTGCTATGTTGGGGAAAGAGCTTAGAGTTCGAAGAGGAGGTTACAGGGACTTCTACAGAAGAAAAGATTCTTGATTTACCACCAAAAGAGCCACTCTTAGCAGTGGTAGGTGGGAAGTTTTATGCTTGTGGAATCAAACGCTATGATCATAGTGCGGTCTGTTGGGGTTTTTTCGTGAACAGGAGTACACCTGCTCCTACAGGTATCGGCTTTTATGATCTTGCAGCGGGGAATTACTTCACTTGCGGAGTTCTCACAGGGACTTCTATGTCACCTGTTTGTTGGGGTCTTGGTTTCCCTGCTTCTATCCCTTTAGCTGTCTCACCAGGACTCTGTATAGACACTCCTTGTCCACCAGGAACTCATGAACTCAGTAACCAAGAAAACTCGCCTTGCAAATTTACTGGCTCTCACATTTGCTTGCCCTGTAGCACCAGTTGCCCTCCTGGAATGTATCAGAAAAGCGTATGCACAGAGAGATCTGATCAAGTTTGTGTTTACAACTGCTCCAGTTGTTCCTCACATGATTGCTCCTCAAACTGCTCTTCTTCGGCTACCAGTGGAGGCaaggaaaaaggaaagttTTGGTCACTGCAGCTACCTATTGCAACTGCAGAGATTGGATTTGCTCTATTTTTGGTAGCGGTTGTCTCGATAACAGCGGCTTTATACATTAGGTACAGATTGAGGAATTGTAGGTGCTCAGAAAATGATACAAGGTCTTCTAAAGATTCAGCCTTTACGAAAGATAATGGCAAAATCCGTCCGGATCTTGATGAGCTGCAAAAGCGCAGAAGGGCTAGAGTTTTCACTTATGAGGAACTTGAAAAAGCCGCTGATGGATTCAAAGAAGAATCAATAGTGGGGAAAGGGAGTTTCTCATGTGTGTACAAAGGAGTACTGAGAGATGGAACCACTGTTGCAGTGAAGAGAGCGATAATGTCATCAGACAAACAGAAGAATTCAAATGAGTTTCGCACGGAGCTTGATCTGTTATCAAGACTCAACCATGCTCATCTTCTTAGCCTTCTTGGATACTGTGAAGAATGTGGAGAAAGGCTTTTAGTTTATGAGTTTATGGCACACGGCTCACTGCACAACCATCTTCATGGAAAGAACAAGGCCTTGAAAGAGCAACTAGATTGGGTCAAAAGAGTAACGATTGCTGTCCAAGCTGCTAGAGGAATCGAATACTTGCATGGTTACGCTTGCCCTCCCGTGATTCACCGGGATATTAAATCATCAAACATTCTTATAGATGAAGAACACAATGCTCGAGTAGCTGATTTTGGTCTCTCCTTACTTGGTCCTGTCGATAGCGGCTCTCCTTTGGCAGAACTACCAGCAGGAACTCTCGGTTACCTTGATCCCGAGTACTATCGACTTCACTATCTCACAACCAAATCCGATGTCTACAGCTTTGGAGTCCTGCTTCTCGAGATCCTAAGCGGAAGAAAAGCCATTGACATGCACTACGAAGAAGGGAACATAGTAGAATGGGCAGTTCCTTTGATCAAAGCAGGAGATATAAACGCACTCTTGGACCCGGTCTTGAAACATCCATCTGAAATCGAAGCTTTGAAAAGAATCGTGAGTGTGGCTTGCAAATGCGTGAGAATGAGAGGGAAAGATAGACCATCAATGGATAAAGTGACAACAGCATTGGAACGAGCGCTTGCACAGCTAATGGGAAACCCGAGCAGTGAGCAGCCAATATTACCAACAGAAGTGGTTCTTGGGAGCAGCAGAATGCACAAGAAGTCATGGAGGATCGGTTCAAAAAGGTCTGGTTCCGAGAACACGGAATTCAGAGGCGGATCATGGATAACATTCCCGAGCGTGACATCATCGCAGAGGAGGAAATCATCGGCATCTGAAGGAGATGTCgcagaggaggaggatgaagGGAGGAAGCAACAAGAAGCATTGAGGAGTCTTGAGGAAGAGATAGGGCCAGCTTCTCCTGGACAGAGCTTGTTCTTGCATCATAATTTCTGA
- a CDS encoding uncharacterized protein (unknown protein; FUNCTIONS IN: molecular_function unknown; INVOLVED IN: biological_process unknown; LOCATED IN: cellular_component unknown; EXPRESSED IN: 21 plant structures; EXPRESSED DURING: 10 growth stages; Has 35333 Blast hits to 34131 proteins in 2444 species: Archae - 798; Bacteria - 22429; Metazoa - 974; Fungi - 991; Plants - 531; Viruses - 0; Other Eukaryotes - 9610 (source: NCBI BLink).): protein MFLWKMQERNGNDGLIDFTSAPPYMRKLNEKGPTANSKRADSRLENRMRDVDSGDNPSSSSFEFHVSLEEGISLSVDLNFNPSDWINSMRDEVNVCDSMRRRKSPHSDLGITECKKQKSSGQDTDGHVRRESSLSPPMKDNAHLPSDHHPNGERSLASSAIEPCNRIKESSDTCKEKSGLNLSIPDSSGPCQIASSCVESYSKSCCVNPVDLDCIIPPGKKLASESDMVAAEQNHSAGDLLVEIPKNPSMESFQIVGNSSTVICPRGAGSELSSSEAEAYHSNQPCSPRKTSRSSTISSPEFIIDRESTSYSESFKFRCNGGKSLPPNTEEQEKSEVLSEQARSE, encoded by the exons ATGTTTCTATGGAAAATGCAGGAAAGAAATGGAAATGatggtttgattgattttacATCTGCTCCTCCTTATATGAGGAAATTGAATGAAAAGGGCCCAACAGCAAACTCCAAGAGAGCAGATTCTCGGCTAGAAAATAGAATGAGAGATGTAGACAGTGGTGATAATCCTAGTTCGTCTTCGTTTGAGTTTCATGTCAGTTTGGAAGAGGGTATTAGCCTTTCAGTTGATCTAAATTTTAATCCATCAGATTGGATCAATAGCATGAGAGATGAGGTCAATGTATGTGATAGCATGCGCCGCAGAAAATCCCCACATTCTGATCTTGGCATTACAGAGTGTAAGAAACAGAAGAGTTCAGGGCAAGACACGGATGGTCATGTAAGGAGAGAATCATCTTTAAGTCCGCCAATGAAAGACAATGCTCACTTACCTTCTGATCACCATCCCAATGGTGAACGATCTCTAGCATCATCTGCCATAGAACCATGCAACAGAATCAAAGAGAGCTCAGACACTTGCAAGGAAAAAAGCGGGCTTAACTTGTCCATACCTGATTCTTCAGGACCTTGCCAGATTGCATCATCTTGTGTCGAATCATATAGTAAAAGCTGCTGTGTAAATCCAGTTGACTTGGACTGTATTATTCCTCCAGGGAAGAAGTTGGCAAGTGAATCTGATATGGTTGCTGCAGAACAGAATCATTCAGCTGGTGATCTCCTTGTAGAAATTCCGAAAAATCCATCCATGGAAAGCTTTCAAATAGTCGGAAACTCAAGTACTGTTATATGTCCACGGGGAGCTGGCTCTGaattatcatcatcagaagCAGAGGCCTATCACTCAAACCAGCCGTGTTCTCCTCGTAAGACCAGTAGATCCTCGACTATCTCTTCTCCAGAGTTCATCATCGATAGAGAGTCTACTAGTTATTCTGAGTCATTCAAGTTCCGTTGCAATGGAGGCAAAAGTTTGCCACCAAACACGGAGGAGCAG GAAAAGAGCGAAGTTTTAAGTGAGCAGGCGCGGTCAGAGTGA